CGACTTGGAGAGCAAGAAAAACACCAAAGCAAAACATAAATCTCATGTTACGTGGTTGAGGGATGGGAATCGGAGCACGCGGTACTTTATGGCTGTGGCGTCTGCTAGAAGGATGGCAAATTGAATTAAAATGCTGAGGAAGGAGGATGGGGTGGAAGTGAAGGAAGGGGAGGACCTCACTAATTATGTATGTTCCTTTTTTCAGGACCTGTTCACGTCTGCGGGGAGCACCAGAATGGCTGAGCTTATCAATAAGGTTCAACCCCGTGTAACGAGTGCGATGCGAGCAGTCCTTGAGGCCGAAGCAACAAGGGAGGAAGTTAAAGCTGCACTTGATCACATTGGCGACCTCAAGGCGCCCGGCCCTGACGGCATGCCCTCAATTGTCTACAAACAACATTGGCACTTCATGGGAGACAAAGTGGTAGACGAGGTTCTATCGGTTCTCAATGGTGGTTCGATCCCGGAAGGTTGGAATGACACAATGGTGGTGCTCATACCCAAAGTTAAAAATCCAAGCAGAATCAAGGATCTCCGGCCTATTAGCCTTTGCAGTGTCATATACAAGCTAGTCTCTAAAGTGATTGCAAATCGCTTGAAGTTGGTCCTTCCTGATATTATATCAGATAATCAAAGTGCCTTTGTTCCGGGGAGGATGATCACCGACAATGTGCTAATCGCCTATGAATTGTCACACTACCTCCTCAACAAGAAGAAAGGGCAAGAAGGGGTTGCCGCGGTCAAGGCAGACATGAGCAAAGCGCATGACAGGGTCGAGTGGGACTTTTTGAGGGCTATGCTTCACAAGATGGGATTCCACACAAGATGGATTGACTTAGTCATGAGTTGCGTCACGTCAGTACGCTACTAGATCAAGGTAAATGGAGTGCTTACCGAACAGTTCATGCCCTCACGAGGCCTCCGACAAGGCGATCCTCTGTCTCCTTATCTCTTCGTGATCTGCGCAAAAGGACTTTTGGCCCTTCTCCATGATGCAGAGAGGACCGGGAAATTGTCAGGTATACGGATCTGCCAAGGTGTGCCTGTGGTTTCGCACCTACTGTTCGCGGGCGACTCAGTTTTGTTGCTCAAAGCCAAGCATGAGGAGGCTCAAGCTCTTCGGGAAATACTGGACTTGTATGAGGTTTGCTCTGGCCAATGTATTAACCTTGAGAAATCAGCTATTATGTTCAGCCTAAATTGAAGGGAGGAGGTGAAAGCTGCTGTTAAGAATGCCCTCCAAATCCAGAGTGAGAACTGGAACGATAAGTACCTCGGTTTGCCGGTTCATGTTGGCAAATCAAGGAAGAAAGCATTTTCCTTTGTTAAGAATGCCATTGCAGGGCGAGTATATGGATGGAAGGAGAAGCTAATTGCGAAGGTGGGAAAAGAAATGCTGGTTACAACAGTAGCCCGGGCTATACCCACCTTTTCCATGTCTTGTTTCTACCTCACAAAGTCCTTTTGCGACGAGATAAGCTCTCTTATTGGCAACTATTGGTGGAGTCAGCAAGACAAAGAGAACACGACTCACTGGATCAGCTGGAAGAAACTAACTGAACCTAAGTGCCATGGTGGGCTCGGTTTCCGGGATATGCACGGCTTCAACCCGACGATGTTGTCATGGCAAATCTGGAGATTAATTCAATGCCTAGATTCCCTATGTGCTAGAATCCTGCAGGCCCGGTACTACCCAAACAAGCACATACTAGAGGCGGAGCTGAAGGATGGTATCTCCTATTGATGGCGCAGTCTTCTGCACGGACAAAAGTTGTTCAAGGAGGGTTATGTGTGGAGGATCGGGGATGGTACTGGAGTTAAGATCTGGTCAGATCCATGGATACCTCGCCCGTGGTCATTACACCGTGCCGGCACCACCTGTTGGAGAGAGTTAGTGACCTCATGGATCCAACATTTGGCACGTGGGATGAACAGCTAGTGAGGGAGACCTTTTGGACTGATGATGTCAAGCACATATTACAGATTCCATTGCAAGAAGGGGTACAAGACTTCATTGCCTGGCACTATGACAGTAAGGGCTTGCACTCGGTTAAGAGT
The sequence above is a segment of the Aegilops tauschii subsp. strangulata cultivar AL8/78 chromosome 6, Aet v6.0, whole genome shotgun sequence genome. Coding sequences within it:
- the LOC141026158 gene encoding uncharacterized protein, with product MRAVLEAEATREEVKAALDHIGDLKAPGPDGMPSIVYKQHWHFMGDKVVDEVLSVLNGGSIPEGWNDTMVVLIPKVKNPSRIKDLRPISLCSVIYKLVSKVIANRLKLVLPDIISDNQSAFVPGRMITDNVLIAYELSHYLLNKKKGQEGVAAVKADMSKAHDRVEEEVKAAVKNALQIQSENWNDKYLGLPVHVGKSRKKAFSFVKNAIAGRVYGWKEKLIAKVGKEMLVTTVARAIPTFSMSCFYLTKSFCDEISSLIGNYWWSQQDKENTTHWISWKKLTEPKCHGGLGFRDMHGFNPTMLSWQIWRLIQCLDSLCARILQARYYPNKHILEAELKDGISY